The Raphanus sativus cultivar WK10039 chromosome 2, ASM80110v3, whole genome shotgun sequence genome includes a region encoding these proteins:
- the LOC108841883 gene encoding ferredoxin C 1, chloroplastic has translation MATLPLPQISTISLPKPYLSNTSSFPFRNVSLSTRNRRIFLTGGVVARSYKVVVEQDGKTTELEVEPDETILSKALESGMDVPYDCNLGVCMTCPAKLVTGTVDQSDGMLSEDVVERGYALLCASYPTSDCHIKMIPEEELLSLQLATAND, from the coding sequence ATGGCGACTCTCCCTCTCCCTCAAATCTCCACGATCTCTCTCCCTAAACCCTACCTATCCAACACCTCCTCCTTCCCGTTTCGGAACGTGAGTCTCTCAACAAGAAATCGCCGGATTTTTCTCACCGGAGGAGTCGTTGCTCGTTCGTACAAAGTGGTGGTTGAGCAGGACGGAAAGACGACGGAGCTGGAGGTTGAACCGGACGAGACGATTCTATCGAAGGCTCTTGAGTCGGGGATGGACGTGCCGTACGACTGCAATCTCGGCGTTTGTATGACTTGTCCGGCCAAACTCGTGACCGGAACGGTGGATCAGAGCGACGGGATGCTGAGCGAAGACGTGGTGGAACGTGGCTACGCGCTTCTTTGCGCGTCCTATCCAACTTCGGATTGTCACATTAAGATGATCCCTGAAGAAGAGCTCTTGTCTCTCCAGCTCGCAACAGCTAACGACTAA
- the LOC108841879 gene encoding uncharacterized protein LOC108841879 gives MERGGRRSGGVLIKKRSSSGCLILKKKKSDAIGNLRSTSDSESSDKPHYGNNVEESRFGLKRDYYYPEDCFVGNSREWKERHRLEEDEESEDELLRRSYDGMGKKSYNRECGTASSSKYLDIERKRRRRRPCLDKQLLVVGGNESIQNNKPYMDLDRPIRVQGKNGVLKVMPRVMRGGLPHHVHQAKQQQQPGETGKIRVAIKTEDMLPPTTARIHHSNGLKIHTKSQDSEDSDSSGRLQKRIVQPHKVLKVEREKALPEAPILPKTKEGKVKRGSGTEKQRLRERIREMLLEAGWTIDYRPRRNRDYLDAVYISPRGTAYWSIIKAYEALLKQVNSGEIVAKPCEVGSAATLISDEILSQLTRKTKRKIENDMKRGVEQCANDSDGQGSLGDFTAPLDDGLTHVSLDLSG, from the exons ATGGAGAGAGGTGGGAGGAGATCCGGTGGTGTATTAATCAAAAAACGAAGCTCCTCTGGTTGCTTGattctcaagaagaagaagagcgatGCGATTGGTAACCTTAGGTCTACGAGTGATTCCGAGTCTAGCGATAAGCCTCACTATGGCAATAATGTAGAAGAGTCTCGTTTTGGGTTGAAAAGGGATTATTATTATCCTGAGGATTGTTTTGTTGGGAATAGCAGAGAGTGGAAGGAGAGGCATAGAttagaagaagatgaagagagcGAAGATGAGTTGTTGAGGAGATCCTATGATGGTATGGGTAAGAAATCATATAATAGGGAATGTGGAACTGCCTCTAGTagtaaatatttagatattgagaggaagagaagaagaagaagaccatGTTTAGATAAGCAGCTTCTTGTTGTTGGTGGGAACGAGAGTATACAGAACAACAAGCCTTACATGGATTTGGATCGACCAATCAGGGTTCAGGGCAAAAACGGTGTCCTCAAGGTCATGCCTAGGGTGATGAGAGGAGGGTTACCACATCATGTCCACCAAgctaaacaacaacaacaacctggGGAGACTGGTAAAATACGTGTTGCTATCAAGACTGAAGATATGCTTCCCCCTACTACTGCAAGGATACACCACTCAAATGGGTTGAAAATACACACGAAGAGCCAAGATTCTGAAGACAGTGATTCTTCAGGGCGGCTGCAGAAGAGGATCGTTCAACCTCACAAGGTTTTGAAGgttgagagagagaaagctttACCCGAGGCGCCGATTCTTCCGAAAACCAAAGAAGGCAAGGTTAAGCGGGGTTCAGGCACGGAGAAGCAGAGATTACGTGAGCGGATCAGAGAAATGTTGCTGGAAGCAGGGTGGACTATTGACTATAGACCTAGAAGGAATAGGGACTACTTAGATGCTGTTTATATAAGCCCCAGGGGAACTGCATATTGGTCTATTATCAAGGCTTATGAAGCCCTTCTTAAGCAGGTCAATAGTGGGGAAATAGTGGCCAAGCCTTGTGAAGTTGGTTCCGCTGCTACTCTCATCTCAGATGAGATACTCAGTCAGTTAACGCGGAAAACCAAAAGGAAGATTGAAAACGATATGAAAAGGGGGGTGGAACAATGTGCCAATGATAGTGATGGACAAGGAAGTCTTGGTGATTTTACAGCTCCTCTTGATGACGGACTTACACATGTCTCACTG GATCTATCTGGTTGA
- the LOC108841444 gene encoding cytosolic sulfotransferase 11-like, whose product MEASQESHLPNYMKDDNVSQETKNLISSLPADKDFMGYSLYNYKGCWYYPNTLQAVLDVQDHFRPHKNDIILASLPKGGTTWLKSLVFAVVHREKYRENPQVIHPLLSQNPHDLVPFLELELYASSQTPDLAKFPSPMIVSTHMHLNALQEATAKSSSSPCKIVYVCRGLKDTFVSGWHYKNKLHRTKMDQGSFELMFDAYCSGVILYGPYWEHMLSYWKGSLEDKENVLFMRYEEIIEEPLLQVKRLAEFLNCPFTEEEEKSGSVKEILNLCSLRNLSNLEINKNGTTRIGIDSNVFFRKGEVGDWKNHLTPQMAKKIDEIVEFKLRGSGLIFQ is encoded by the coding sequence ATGGAGGCTTCTCAAGAATCTCACCTTCCAAACTACATGAAAGATGATAACGTTAGCCAAGAAACCAAGAACTTGATATCTTCTCTTCCTGCAGACAAAGATTTCATGGGTTACAGTCTCTACAACTACAAAGGTTGTTGGTACTATCCCAACACACTCCAAGCCGTTCTTGACGTCCAAGACCATTTCCGGCCACACAAGAACGACATAATCCTCGCTTCTTTACCCAAAGGTGGAACCACTTGGCTCAAATCTCTAGTTTTTGCCGTTGTACATAGAGAAAAGTACCGTGAAAATCCCCAAGTAATACATCCTTTGCTCTCACAAAACCCTCATGACCTTGTCCCGTTCCTCGAGCTTGAGCTATACGCTAGTAGCCAAACTCCAGATCTCGCAAAGTTTCCTTCTCCTATGATCGTTTCTACACACATGCACCTAAATGCATTGCAGGAAGCCACCGCAAAGTCTTCTTCCTCACCATGCAAAATCGTCTACGTGTGTAGAGGTCTCAAAGACACGTTTGTCTCCGGTTGGCATTACAAAAACAAGCTGCATCGCACCAAGATGGATCAAGGCAGTTTTGAGCTCATGTTTGATGCTTACTGTAGTGGAGTTATCTTGTACGGACCCTACTGGGAACATATGTTGAGCTACTGGAAAGGGAGCTTAGAAGACAAGGAGAATGTTCTTTTTATGAGGTATGAAGAGATCATTGAGGAGCCACTTCTTCAAGTCAAAAGACTCGCTGAGTTCTTGAACTGTCCATTCACTGAGGAGGAGGAAAAGAGTGGATCAGTGAAGGAGATCTTGAACTTGTGTAGTTTGCGTAACTTGAGCAACTTGGAGATTAATAAGAACGGGACGACGAGGATTGGTATAGATTCTAATGTGTTCTTCAGGAAAGGTGAAGTTGGCGACTGGAAGAATCATCTGACTCCTCAAATGGCGAAAAAGATTGATGAGATTGTTGAGTTTAAACTACGAGGTTCGGGTTTGATATTTCAGTAA
- the LOC130508675 gene encoding uncharacterized protein LOC130508675, which translates to MNWVKCNNEGAWNKDRETSGLGWLCRDENGRLLWAGARAVTKAGSPLLAEAEAVKWEAECLASFGYKNVIFESDSASLVSMINGTEKLLPILLLTIEVIRQCLLQIGSFVLRYHARGGNKAADKIAKESITFVSSILKLYSIVPIWLKYQVESE; encoded by the coding sequence ATGAACTGGGTGAAATGTAACAATGAAGGTGCGTGGAACAAGGATAGAGAAACCAGTGGTCTCGGGTGGTTATGTAGAGACGAGAACGGGAGGCTGTTGTGGGCTGGAGCTCGAGCTGTAACAAAAGCGGGATCACCTCTACTAGCGGAGGCGGAAGCAGTGAAGTGGGAAGCAGAGTGCTTGGCAAGTTTTGGCTACAAGAATGTGATTTTTGAATCTGATTCTGCTTCTTTGGTTAGCATGATCAATGGAACAGAGAAACTGTTGCCAATCTTACTGCTAACAATTGAGGTGATTCGACAGTGCTTGTTACAGATTGGAAGCTTTGTACTGAGATATCATGCTAGAGGTGGAAATAAGGCAGCGGACAAGATAGCGAAGGAATCAATCACTTTTGTGTCTAGTATTCTTAAGTTGTATTCTATTGTGCCAATATGGCTGAAGTATCAGGTTGAGTCTGAATAA
- the LOC108839386 gene encoding uncharacterized protein LOC108839386 encodes MELNGDARISGERPIIMVTNDDGIDAHGLRALVRVLVSTNLYDVRVCAPDSEKSAVSHCIIWSRPLTAQRVEIDGAEAYAVSGTPADCTGLGLSEALFPSLPDLVLSGINVGNNCGYNIVYSGTVAGAREAFIYDVPSASISYDWKRGDINVNDFILAAQACLPIINGIISAIKNKTHPTNCFLNIDLPTDIANHKGYKLTTQGKSLDKMGWRQVEKEAHGAKMLSTMSMETDSGVVSDNNNKNGTSSHHSQDSRLFKRELKTVVVEEGTDRHFLHEGYITVTPIGALSQVDVDCQNYYKEWLPKIANQP; translated from the exons ATGGAACTTAACGGCGATGCTCGTATCTCGGGTGAACGTCCGATCATCATGGTCACCAACGACGATGGAATAGATGCGCATGGTCTTCGTGCTCTCGTTCGCGTCCTTGTCTCCACCAACCTCTACGACGTTCGCGTCTGCGCGCCCGATTC GGAGAAATCTGCTGTTAGCCACTGTATAATATGGAGTAGACCCCTCACTGCACAAAGAGTTGAGATTGATGGAGCTGAAGCCTATGCTGTAtctg GAACCCCTGCGGATTGCACTGGTTTGGGCTTATCGGAAGCACTCTTCCCTTCTCTTCCTGACCTGGTTCTCAGTGGTATAAACGTGGGTAACAACTGTGGATATAACAT CGTCTATTCTGGAACTGTTGCTGGCGCTCGTGAAGCCTTCATTTATGATGTGCCTTCTGCCTCCATATCATATGATTG GAAACGTGGAGACATCAATGTTAATGACTTTATCCTTGCTGCCCAAGCTTGCTTGCCTATCATTAACGGCATAATCAGTGCGATCAAGAACAAAACTCACCCAACAAACTGCTTTCTGAATATCGATTTGCCCACTGATATTGCTAACCATAAG GGATACAAATTAACCACACAAGGCAAAAGCTTGGATAAAATGGGATGGAGACAAGTGGAGAAGGAAGCACATGGGGCGAAGATGTTGTCTACAATGTCAATGGAAACAGATTCAGGAGTAGTCtccgacaacaacaacaaaaacggCACATCTTCTCATCATTCACAAGATAGCCGTTTGTTCAAGAGAGAG CTAAAGACTGTGGTGGTTGAAGAAGGGACTGATCGTCACTTCTTACACGAAGGATAT ATTACAGTGACGCCGATAGGAGCTCTTTCTCAGGTTGATGTGGATTGTCAAAACTACTACAAAGAGTGGCTTCCCAAGATTGCAAACCAGCCATAG
- the LOC108837986 gene encoding primary amine oxidase 1 — protein sequence MKIRILTLIFLLQCAFSLGLHFHPLDPLTPQEINKTSFIVKKSHLGSLKDLTFHYLDLEEPNKTHVLQWLSSKKPPQPPRRRSLVVVRAGGQTHELIVDLTSGKIASSRIYTGHGFPSFTFIELFRASKLPLTYPPFKKSILDRSLNISEVSCIPFTVGWYGETITRREVKASCFYRDGSVNVFTRPIEGITITIDVDSMKVVKYSDRFIKPVPDKEGNDFRTKHKPFPFSCNVSDTGFKILGNKIKWANWKFHVGFTARAGVTISTASVLDPRTKRFRRVMYRGHLSETFVPYMDPIYDWYFRTFMDIGEFGFGRSAVNLQPLIDCPQNAAFLDGYVAGPDGTAQRMSNVMCVFEKNGYGASFRHTEINVPGQVITSGEADISLVVRMVATLGNYDYIVDWEFKKNGAIRVGVDLTGVLEVKATSYTSNEQITENTYGTLVAKNTIAINHDHYLTYYLDLDIDGNGNSLVKAKLKTVRVTDVHNKTSSPRKSYWTVVKETAKNEADGRVRLGSEPVELLIVNPQKKTKIGNSVGYRLIPQHLPVTSLLTNDDYPEIRASYTKYPVWVTAYNRSERWAGGFYSDRSRGDDGLAVWSSRNREIENKDIVMWYNVGFHHIPYQEDFPVMPTLHGGFTLRPSNFFDNDPLIA from the exons ATGAAGATACGAATACTTACCCTTATCTTTCTCCTACAATGTGCTTTTAGTCTTGGCCTACATTTCCACCCACTCGATCCCTTAACACCCCAAGAAATCAACAAAACAAGCTTTATAGTCAAGAAATCTCATCTAGGCTCTCTCAAAGATCTCACGTTTCACTACCTCGATCTCGAAGAACCAAACAAGACCCACGTCCTCCAGTGGCTATCCTCCAAGAAACCACCACAGCCACCACGCCGTCGCTCGCTCGTGGTGGTTCGAGCCGGTGGTCAAACCCACGAGCTCATCGTCGACCTAACCTCAGGCAAAATCGCATCCTCACGCATCTACACAGGCCATGGCTTCCCTTCATTCACATTCATAGAGCTGTTCAGAGCAAGCAAGCTTCCTCTAACGTACCCTCCCTTCAAGAAATCCATTCTTGACCGATCCCTAAACATCTCCGAGGTTTCATGCATCCCTTTCACCGTTGGTTGGTACGGAGAAACCATCACGAGACGAGAGGTCAAAGCCTCTTGCTTTTACAGAGACGGATCGGTGAATGTCTTCACAAGACCCATCGAAGGAATCACCATAACTATAGACGTTGACTCGATGAAAGTCGTGAAATACTCCGACAGATTCATAAAGCCTGTCCCCGATAAAGAAGGTAACGACTTTCGGACCAAACACAAACCGTTCCCGTTCTCATGCAACGTCTCCGACACAGGGTTCAAGATTCTCggcaataaaataaaatgggcTAACTGGAAATTCCACGTCGGGTTTACCGCTAGAGCGGGGGTAACCATATCGACGGCTTCGGTTCTTGACCCAAGAACCAAAAGGTTCAGAAGAGTGATGTACAGAGGACACTTGTCAGAGACTTTTGTTCCGTACATGGACCCAATATACGACTGGTACTTCCGTACGTTCATGGACATAGGAGAGTTCGGTTTCGGGAGATCGGCGGTTAACCTGCAGCCACTCATCGACTGCCCACAAAACGCGGCGTTTTTGGATGGATACGTGGCGGGACCTGATGGGACAGCTCAGAGGATGAGTAACGTGATGTGTGTCTTTGAGAAGAATGGTTATGGTGCTTCTTTTAGACACACCGAGATTAATGTTCCAGGACAAGTG ATAACTAGTGGTGAAGCTGATATTAGTTTAGTGGTTAGGATGGTGGCAACACTCGGAAACTATGATTACATCGTTGATTGGGAATTTAAAAAGAATGGAGCCATCAGAGTTGGG gtggATTTGACTGGGGTTCTGGAAGTCAAAGCAACGTCATACACTTCGAACGAGCAGATAACGGAGAACACTTATGGGACACTAGTGGCTAAAAACACCATTGCCATTAACCACGACCATTACCTGACGTACTACTTAGATCTTGACATTGACGGTAACGGCAATTCTTTAGTGAAAGCTAAACTAAAAACGGTAAGAGTGACCGACGTTCATAACAAAACCTCTTCTCCGAGGAAGAGTTATTGGACGGTCGTGAAAGAGACGGCAAAAAATGAAGCTGACGGAAGAGTTCGGCTGGGTTCAGAGCCGGTTGAGCTGCTAATAGTTAACCCACAAAAGAAGACGAAAATAGGAAATTCAGTTGGTTACCGGTTGATACCGCAACATTTACCGGTAACTTCTCTTTTAACGAACGATGATTACCCGGAGATTAGAGCGTCTTACACAAAATATCCGGTTTGGGTAACGGCTTATAACCGGTCTGAGAGATGGGCCGGTGGGTTTTACAGCGATAGGAGCCGTGGGGATGATGGCTTAGCTGTATGGAGTAGCAG GAACAGAGAGATAGAGAACAAAGACATAGTGATGTGGTACAATGTTGGGTTTCATCACATTCCATACCAAGAAGACTTTCCAGTAATGCCAACTCTTCACGGTGGATTCACTCTTCGACCTTCTAATTTCTTCGACAACGATCCGTTGATCGCGTAA